One genomic segment of Bacteroidota bacterium includes these proteins:
- a CDS encoding ABC transporter substrate-binding protein: protein MKVIDQLGNTVQLAYSPKRIISVVPSQTELLFDLGLDEEIIGITKFCIHPKEKTKSKQKIGGTKKLDIEKIISLNPDLIIANKEENDKAQIELLATKFPVWISDVVTLDDAYQLIIQLGIIVGKEQKARELVDNIKNSFASLLQPKSDVQHQLKNKTVAYLIWSNPYMCAGSNTFINYILESCLLLKNIVAHSVSRYPEITAADLKASNPDFIFLSSEPFPFKEKHLHELQQICPTATIKLVDGELFSWYGSRLQRTPNYLENLLF from the coding sequence ATGAAAGTGATTGACCAACTGGGAAATACTGTTCAGTTAGCTTATTCACCCAAACGCATTATCTCGGTAGTTCCTTCTCAAACTGAGTTATTATTTGACCTGGGCTTGGACGAAGAAATAATTGGCATCACTAAATTTTGTATACACCCAAAAGAAAAAACAAAATCGAAACAGAAAATTGGAGGTACAAAAAAGCTAGATATAGAAAAAATAATTAGTCTTAATCCCGATTTAATTATAGCCAACAAAGAAGAAAACGACAAAGCTCAAATTGAATTATTAGCAACTAAATTTCCTGTTTGGATTAGCGATGTTGTTACACTTGACGATGCATATCAATTAATCATACAGCTTGGAATTATAGTAGGAAAGGAGCAAAAAGCCCGCGAATTAGTCGACAATATAAAAAATAGTTTCGCCTCTCTACTTCAACCCAAAAGCGATGTACAACATCAACTAAAAAACAAAACTGTTGCCTATTTAATATGGTCAAATCCATATATGTGTGCAGGATCAAACACATTTATAAATTACATTTTAGAAAGTTGCTTATTACTAAAAAACATCGTTGCTCATTCAGTGAGTAGGTATCCAGAAATTACAGCTGCAGATTTAAAAGCAAGCAATCCTGATTTCATATTCCTTTCCTCAGAGCCATTTCCGTTTAAAGAAAAACACCTTCACGAGTTGCAGCAAATATGCCCTACTGCAACCATAAAACTAGTTGATGGCGAATTGTTTTCTTGGTATGGCTCTCGCCTACAACGCACACCAAACTACCTAGAAAATCTGCTATTTTAA
- a CDS encoding patatin-like phospholipase family protein, with product MNTLKKYFFCLFFCAVLIPLHAQKVGLVLSGGGASGIAHIGVLKALEENDIPIDYITGTSIGAFVGGLYSIGYSPTEIETLFKNKRFTNIASGEIDKKYLGYFNTREADASWISLKLKIDSIFSPLIPTNIISPIPLDLAMMELFSSASAASNYNFDSLYIPFRCVASDIELKQSLVFRNGNLNEAIRASMSYPFFIKPITINGKLLFDGGLYNNFPSNIMYDDFYPDFIVGSNVTGNSPPPNEEDVYSQVRSMMVTKTNYEPYCENGIIIKPWADVSLFDYENPQRLIDSGYVATMRQMKAIKSCIKEFESSEERTKKRTEFKQKRQPLLFTKLETTNITRRQNKYIQNSLKMKNGTLPLNKLKQKYYLLAADDRIKSIYPNAVKDSDSSYILTLKIKPDKSLTAFLGGNFSNRPISTGYMALKYNYLRNLGYTFFANAYFGKLYTSVHAKTQVSFKFPFSFYLEPNITYNRWDFFKSSNAIFEDVKPAYLIQYDEFVEMNAGIPLANAGIITGGSGLGDIRNNYYQTEKFSSTDTADKTTFTFFNSHLTYDFNTLNRKQYANSGSKIHFSIKYMQGEEYTEPGSTSSTNRKFRKIHEWVQAKLSVDQYYMTKKRIKMGILFEGVFSTQTLFNNYTASILTAPAFQPTPESKTFFLEGYRAHKYLAGGVKNILSFRKNVELRLEGYVFLPHQALKKDINLKATYGLPFSDVHYIAMAAMVYNTALGPLSLSVNYYDRRRESFNVLLHFGYLIFNKRTID from the coding sequence TTGAACACGTTAAAAAAATATTTTTTCTGTTTATTTTTTTGTGCAGTACTCATTCCATTGCATGCGCAAAAGGTTGGCTTAGTATTGAGTGGTGGTGGGGCTAGCGGAATTGCCCATATAGGTGTTTTAAAAGCACTGGAAGAAAATGACATTCCTATCGATTATATTACAGGCACTTCCATTGGAGCCTTTGTTGGTGGATTATATTCAATCGGGTACTCCCCTACTGAAATTGAAACTCTCTTCAAAAACAAAAGGTTTACAAATATTGCTAGCGGAGAAATCGACAAAAAATATTTGGGTTACTTTAATACTCGAGAAGCAGATGCATCATGGATTTCACTCAAACTGAAAATTGATTCGATTTTTTCACCATTAATCCCAACCAATATAATTTCCCCCATACCACTTGACTTAGCCATGATGGAGCTCTTTTCATCCGCCTCTGCAGCTTCTAATTACAACTTCGATAGTTTGTATATTCCTTTTCGCTGCGTAGCATCTGATATAGAACTAAAACAGTCTTTAGTTTTTAGAAATGGGAATCTAAATGAAGCGATAAGAGCTTCTATGTCCTACCCATTTTTTATTAAGCCAATTACAATAAACGGCAAACTATTATTTGATGGAGGGTTATACAACAATTTCCCATCAAACATTATGTACGATGATTTTTACCCGGATTTTATTGTAGGCAGCAATGTTACCGGTAACTCTCCTCCACCCAACGAAGAAGATGTGTACTCGCAAGTACGAAGCATGATGGTTACTAAAACCAATTACGAACCGTATTGTGAGAATGGAATTATTATTAAACCTTGGGCAGATGTATCGCTGTTTGATTACGAAAACCCACAACGGCTTATTGATAGCGGGTATGTTGCGACCATGAGACAAATGAAGGCTATCAAATCGTGTATTAAAGAATTTGAATCAAGCGAAGAAAGAACTAAAAAAAGAACTGAATTCAAACAAAAAAGACAGCCTCTTTTATTTACAAAACTTGAAACCACAAACATTACTAGAAGACAAAACAAATACATTCAAAATTCACTAAAAATGAAAAACGGCACATTGCCATTAAACAAGCTAAAACAAAAATATTATTTATTGGCTGCTGATGACCGCATAAAATCTATTTATCCTAACGCTGTAAAAGATTCAGACTCTTCCTATATTCTAACTTTAAAAATAAAACCCGACAAAAGTCTAACAGCATTCTTAGGAGGAAATTTTTCCAACAGACCAATTAGTACGGGCTATATGGCACTTAAATATAATTATCTCAGAAATTTAGGATATACTTTTTTTGCAAATGCATACTTCGGAAAACTATACACCTCTGTTCACGCAAAAACTCAAGTTTCATTTAAATTTCCGTTTTCTTTTTACCTAGAGCCAAACATTACCTACAATCGATGGGATTTTTTTAAAAGTAGCAATGCCATTTTTGAAGATGTAAAGCCAGCCTACCTAATTCAGTACGATGAGTTTGTAGAAATGAATGCAGGAATTCCACTGGCCAATGCGGGAATTATTACTGGGGGAAGTGGACTAGGAGACATTAGAAACAATTACTATCAAACAGAAAAATTTAGCTCTACAGATACCGCAGACAAAACTACATTCACCTTTTTTAACTCTCACTTAACGTATGACTTTAACACATTGAACAGAAAGCAATATGCAAATAGTGGTAGCAAAATACATTTTAGTATAAAATATATGCAGGGTGAAGAGTACACGGAACCCGGTTCCACCTCTAGCACCAACCGAAAATTCAGAAAAATTCACGAATGGGTGCAAGCAAAGCTTTCCGTAGATCAATATTATATGACTAAAAAAAGAATAAAAATGGGAATTCTTTTTGAAGGTGTATTTTCTACACAAACACTATTTAACAATTACACTGCTAGCATACTCACAGCACCCGCATTTCAACCTACACCCGAAAGTAAAACATTTTTCCTAGAAGGATACAGAGCTCACAAATATTTAGCAGGTGGAGTAAAAAACATTCTCAGTTTTAGAAAAAATGTAGAACTACGCTTAGAGGGATATGTTTTTCTGCCGCACCAAGCATTAAAAAAAGATATTAATTTAAAAGCTACATATGGTTTACCTTTTAGCGATGTTCATTATATTGCAATGGCTGCAATGGTATACAATACAGCGCTTGGACCACTTAGCCTCAGCGTTAATTATTACGACAGAAGAAGAGAATCTTTTAATGTCCTGCTTCATTTTGGCTATCTAATTTTCAATAAGCGAACAATTGATTAA
- a CDS encoding DUF2795 domain-containing protein, whose product MYWTLELASYLEDAPWPATRDELIDFAIRSGAPMEVIENLQEMEDEGESYESIEEIWPDYPTKEDFFFNEDEY is encoded by the coding sequence ATGTATTGGACACTAGAATTAGCCTCTTATTTAGAAGATGCTCCTTGGCCTGCTACAAGAGATGAGTTGATTGATTTTGCAATTCGTTCGGGTGCTCCTATGGAGGTAATAGAAAATTTGCAAGAGATGGAAGACGAAGGCGAATCCTATGAATCTATTGAAGAAATTTGGCCTGACTATCCTACAAAAGAAGATTTCTTTTTCAATGAGGATGAGTATTAA
- a CDS encoding ABC transporter ATP-binding protein: MIKIHNIARTYKIGTEVIHALKSVNLQINKGEYVALMGPSGSGKSTLMNMLGCLDTPTFGEYILNNISVAQMIDDELAEVRNKQIGFVFQTFNLLPRATALENVMLPLVYAGLPKSAREVRAKEVLSQVGLANRMHHKPNELSGGQRQRVAIARALVNNPAIILADEPTGNLDSKTSVEIMALFEAIHAQGNTVILVTHEEDIAKYAHRIVRLKDGTIESDSDNKEKK, encoded by the coding sequence ATAATTAAAATACATAATATTGCACGTACCTATAAGATAGGCACCGAGGTTATTCATGCACTGAAGTCTGTTAATTTGCAAATAAACAAAGGCGAGTATGTTGCATTAATGGGACCATCGGGTTCGGGTAAATCTACATTAATGAATATGCTTGGGTGTCTTGATACTCCTACTTTCGGGGAGTATATACTCAATAATATTTCGGTTGCACAAATGATAGATGATGAATTGGCCGAAGTGAGAAATAAACAAATTGGATTTGTTTTTCAAACATTTAATTTATTGCCAAGAGCTACAGCGCTTGAGAATGTTATGCTTCCGCTTGTGTATGCCGGACTTCCAAAGTCTGCGCGAGAAGTGAGGGCGAAAGAAGTATTATCGCAAGTAGGTTTAGCCAATAGAATGCATCATAAGCCCAATGAGTTGTCTGGAGGGCAACGCCAACGTGTTGCAATTGCCAGAGCATTGGTAAATAATCCGGCAATTATTTTGGCCGATGAACCAACCGGTAATTTAGATTCTAAAACTTCTGTAGAAATTATGGCATTGTTTGAAGCCATCCATGCACAAGGTAATACAGTAATATTGGTTACGCATGAAGAAGACATTGCAAAATATGCACATAGAATTGTTCGGTTGAAAGATGGAACAATTGAAAGTGATTCGGATAATAAAGAGAAAAAGTGA
- a CDS encoding cob(I)yrinic acid a,c-diamide adenosyltransferase: MKIYTKTGDKGQTSLLGGTRVPKHHIRIEAYGTVDELNSYIGLLRDQTIGKSYVNVLVEIQDRLFTIGSLLACDPEKKNIKIPSLIETDITYLEKHIDEMEVLLPPMRSFVLPGGHATVSLCHVSRCICRRAERNIIHLSEVSSVPEIVIQYMNRLSDYLFMLSRKLAQDLNAIETPWIPRL, translated from the coding sequence ATGAAAATTTATACCAAAACCGGAGATAAGGGTCAAACGTCATTGTTAGGAGGAACTCGTGTCCCCAAGCATCATATTCGTATTGAGGCGTACGGTACAGTTGATGAATTAAACTCATACATAGGTTTGTTGAGAGATCAGACGATCGGTAAAAGCTATGTAAACGTATTGGTAGAAATTCAAGACAGACTTTTTACTATCGGCTCCTTGTTGGCGTGTGATCCGGAGAAGAAAAACATAAAAATTCCTTCACTTATAGAAACAGATATTACCTATTTAGAAAAACATATTGATGAAATGGAGGTTTTGCTTCCACCAATGCGATCGTTTGTTTTGCCTGGAGGACATGCAACGGTATCTTTGTGTCATGTATCAAGATGTATTTGTAGGCGTGCCGAAAGAAATATTATTCATTTATCAGAGGTGAGTTCGGTGCCTGAAATTGTTATTCAATACATGAATAGGCTGTCTGATTATCTTTTTATGCTTTCTCGCAAATTAGCACAAGATTTGAATGCTATTGAAACTCCTTGGATACCAAGACTATAG